The DNA region GACGATCTCCAGTACACGGACAGCGAGTCCGCCCAGGAGAAGAAGCCGGCCACGGTACGCAAGGACGCCAAGATCTCGCGCAACGCCCCCTGCCCCTGCGGCAGCGGCAAGAAGTACAAGAAGTGCTGCGGGGCTTGATCCCCGGGCGCGGCATGCCGCTATTCAGACCCGGCCCGGCGCACGCCGCGCCGGGTCTTTTTTTGCGCTCCGAACGGGCTGGGCGTTCTTGCCTTCGCCCGGGCGACGGTGTATCCCACGCGGCATGTTCCGCGCCCTCGCCATTCTTCTGATATTGCTCTGCAGCGCGCCCTGCGCCCTGGCCGACACCAGTCTGACCATGGGCGACGAGCCCGGTTTTCTGCTGGCCGCGCCCAGCAATGTGAACCAGAACCTGCAATTGCAAGGGGACATGAGCTGGGTGGGCGAAGCGGATTTCTCCAACGGCCTGGGTCGCGTGTCCGTGACCAGCGCCTCCATCTCCGCAGATTACTACATCTTTCATCTGTCCTACACACTCGACGACTTCCAGTGGACCGGAAAATCCGAGTTGGGCCGCCGGTTCGACTCCGGGTCCGCGGTCACTCCGTGGGAGTCGCTTCAGAACGTCACCGCTCAAGCCAGGATGTTCAACAACCGGTTGGGGGACAATTGGCGGTACTGGTTCAACGGGGAAGTGGACGCCTCCTACGAGAAGACCCTCCCGGGGGCCCTGGGCGTGGGTTTCGACGGCGGCGTGGCCTATGACTTTTGGGACGGCTGGATGCTCGGCATCACCGCCCGGACCGTGGCCCTGTCGGCCCTGAGCCGCGACCTGTTCGGCGATGTGGAGTTCGGCCTGGCCGTGGCCGTGTCGCAGAAGACCCTGCGCCGGACGCTCCAATCCGTGGGCCTGATCAAGGACGGCAAGTCGGGCTCGGAAAACATCGGCCTGAACTTCGCCCTTACCACCCAGGACAAGACCTATCGGCTGGCCTCGGACAATCCGCTCTACAGCAACGGCTATCTCGGCGTGGTTCACTCCAAGGTCGGCGTTTACCTGGACTACCTGCCCAACAAGGCCCTGACCTTCAGCATCGGGCCTGAATATCATTATAATCGGAAGTACAAGCTGTACAACAAGACGGGGTCGTACAAGTCGTCTCACGACCTGGACAACGCGCTGGGCGGCTACGCCCGGATTCTCTGGCGGTTCTGACCGGAATCAGTCCGTTGGAGCGAGTTGCTCGCCGCCCCCGGTTCCCATCCGCCAACGGGCCGCGTCGGCTGGCTCGGAACCGCTGCCGAGGACCTTGCGGGCCAGGGTCCAGACTTCGTCCATCTCCCCGGGGGTGAGGGCATAGCCCCGATCCAGGATATAGGCCTCCAGGGCAGGCCGGTCCTGAATGGTCATGGCTTCGCGGATCATCTCCTGGTCGGCCAGGGCGTCGCCCATCAGCCGCGATAGTTCGTCTCTGCTCATGGTAGGTCCTCCGTCACTTCACCTTGACACAGGTGATGCTGTTCTTGGGCGAACCCTCGACGATGCGGTCGCTGTAGACCATATAGACGAGGACGTCCCGTTTCTGATCGTAGAACCGGACCACCTGCATGGATTTGAAGACCAGAGAGGTGCCCTTCTTGAAGACCTTTTCGCCGTCGGACTTGCCGTTTTTGACCCGTTCGGGCACGTGGATGTCGCCGGTGGCCAGGCACATGATCGAGGCGTCGGACGGGTCCTCCGCCACGCCGATCATGCCCTTGACCCCGCCTTTGCGCGCCCGGCTCAGGTAGCAGGTCACGCCGTCCACGTCCGGGTCGTCGAAGGCTTCCAGCATGATGTCGTCGTCCCTGGAGAACATGTGGAAGACCGTGTCCACGCTGCCGATGACCTCCGACGCCACGGGTGCGGGAAATACCGCACACAGGAGCAGGGCGAGCAGGAGCGTGCGGATCGTCCCGGTCCACCGTCTTTTCCGGCGAGTCTTAAGAAAGTCTAGAGTACTCATTCGAATTGCCTATCAATACAAGTTCAAGAAAGCAAGAATGATTATTCTCATCCGATTCTTGACCTCGGCGGGCCGATAGTGTGGAGTAGGGCCGATGCCCATAGAGACCGGAATGTTCGATGGATTGGGGGCCTCATACGAGGATGGCAGCAAAGCGGCCCTGCTTTCGGCCATAGCCCGAAGCGCCGAAGAGTTGACCTCGGGCAAGGGCTGGCCCGAAGGCGTCAACGACCTGCTGGCCGCATTGGGGCGCGTCACCGGCGTGAGCCGGGTGTGGATTTTTCAGACCGTGGCCCTGACCCCGACCCACATTACCCAGAATTACGCCTTCGAGTGGGCGGCCGAGCCCCGTTACCGGCAGATCGGCATGCCCATGTTCTCCATGTTCACCAACCCCATCGACCAGCCCGGCTACAGGGAACTGATCCAAAGCCGCCGGAACGGGGAATGGCAGAAGATCCTGACCCGCCACCTGGTCCCGGGTTGGCTGTTTGACAGCCAGACCTTGCAGGGAATCAAGTCCATGCTGACCATCCCGGTCATGGTCGATGACGAGTGGTGGGGAACCCTGGGGTTCGACGACTGCGAGCGCGAATACGACTGGACCGACGTGGAGATCGCCCTGCTGCGCACGGCGGCCTATCTCATATCCAACGCCGTGCTTCGCGACCGGCTTTCCGCCAAGCGCAAGCAGTTCGACATCCTGCGCCGGATCACCGACAGCTCGGCCTGGTCCTTCGACTTCACCACCGGCCAGGTGTGGTGCGCGGCTGAACTCATTCATTCCATGCCCATGCCCGCCGAGAACATTTACCTTTCCCTGCGCGCCGGGCTCCGCCTGCTCCATCCCCCGGATCGGCATGCGCTGCTCAGGTCCGTGCGCGATCACATGCTCGGGAACAAGGACGTCTTCCGCCAGGACCTTCGCCTGGTCACGGACTGTGGCGACCTTCGTTGGGTGGAACTTGTCGGCAACCTTCGGCGCAGCGGCAACGGTCGGCCCGAGCAGCTCGCGGGTATCGCCGTGGACATTCGGGCGCGCAAGCAGGAAGAGGAGCGGCTTCGGGAGGAGGCGGGCACCGACCCGCTGACCGGGGTGCTCAACCGGCGCATGTTCTGGCGTGAAATGCAAGCCCAGCTGGATCTGGCCGTGGACCAGGGCGACCCTTTCGCCCTGCTCGTGCTGGACATCGATCATTTCAAGATCCTGAACGACAACTACGGCCACGGCGTGGGCGACGTGATTTTGCGCGGCTTTGCCGAGCGCTGCGCCTCGGCCGTGCGCAGCCAGGACCTCGTCGCCCGTATGGGCGGCGATGAGTTCGTCATCCTCCTGCCCGGCAAGCGCTGCCGGGCCGCCCGCAACGTGGCCGAGCGCATCCTGGAGAACGTGGCCTCCGCCCCGTTCCCTGTGGATGCCCGGGATCACCAGGTCACGGCCAGCATCGGCCTGTACATTCACGACGGTTCCCTGTCCACTCCGGCCCGGGTCTTCGAGCGCGCGGACGAGGCCTTGTATCGGGCCAAGCGTCAGGGCCGCAACCGGCTGGCCGAGGCCGGGGAGTGCCTTTGCGCGGAGTGACCGGTCCCGGTTTCAGGAACGGAAAATGAAATAGACCGCCCCGAGTAGGCAGAACGCGGCCCACAGGTAATCGAGCTTGAGGGGCTGGTGCATGTACAGCAGGCAGAACGGCGCGAACACGGCCAGGGCGATGACCTCCTGCATGATCTTGAGCTGCGGCAGGGTCATGGTGGTGTAGCCCAACCGGTTGGCCGGGACCTGGATCAGGTATTCGAACAGGGCGATGCCCCAGCTTACGAGGGCCGCCACGTACCATGGACGCTGGTTCAGCTCCTTGAGATGGGCATACCAGGCGAAGGTCATGAATACGTTGGACGCGGTCAGCAGCAGGGCGGTATAAAGGGGAATGCGCATGGACACCTCGACGGGAAAGGGTACCCGACTCGCCGGGCCCGGGCGACGGTAGGGCGGACCGGCCTCGCAGTCCAGCGAAATCCGCACGGCGCGGCGATTTTATCGGGTCCAAAGTCCTCGACGAACGGTTCGGCGCATGGTACGAATCCCGAAAAAAGAGAGGGGCTTTCAGGTTTCTCCCTTTTCCCCGCCCGGCTATACCCTGACTATGTTGGTCAAGGCCATTTCCCACCGGGCGGTTTTTCCTTTGACGACCGGGAGTATGTTCTCATGGACAAGTACGACAAGCAGGCATTGCAGGTGGCCAAGGAAGTGGTCATCAAATTCATCGAGGTGGGGCGCATCTCCCCCTCCAATTTCGGTCAGAATTTCGACGTCATCTACAAGGACATCATGCGCACCATCACCGGCGTGACCGCCGGGGACGGCTCGCGCGCCGCGATCATCGAGGACGAGGCCGAATAATGGCCCGCCCCGAATGCGCGTCCCACACCGGAGCTTCCACCCATGCCGAGCACGGCAAGAGGGTGGCGGACATGTTCGGCCGCATCGCCGGGTGGTATGACTTTCTGAACCACGCCCTGTCCGGGGGCCAGGATATCTACTGGCGCTATCGGTTGGCCCGGGCGGCCCGCCCCGAGCCGGGCGGCATGGTCCTGGACCTGGCCGCCGGAACCATGGACGTGT from Desulfovibrio sp. Huiquan2017 includes:
- a CDS encoding DMT family protein yields the protein MRIPLYTALLLTASNVFMTFAWYAHLKELNQRPWYVAALVSWGIALFEYLIQVPANRLGYTTMTLPQLKIMQEVIALAVFAPFCLLYMHQPLKLDYLWAAFCLLGAVYFIFRS
- a CDS encoding diguanylate cyclase, whose translation is MPIETGMFDGLGASYEDGSKAALLSAIARSAEELTSGKGWPEGVNDLLAALGRVTGVSRVWIFQTVALTPTHITQNYAFEWAAEPRYRQIGMPMFSMFTNPIDQPGYRELIQSRRNGEWQKILTRHLVPGWLFDSQTLQGIKSMLTIPVMVDDEWWGTLGFDDCEREYDWTDVEIALLRTAAYLISNAVLRDRLSAKRKQFDILRRITDSSAWSFDFTTGQVWCAAELIHSMPMPAENIYLSLRAGLRLLHPPDRHALLRSVRDHMLGNKDVFRQDLRLVTDCGDLRWVELVGNLRRSGNGRPEQLAGIAVDIRARKQEEERLREEAGTDPLTGVLNRRMFWREMQAQLDLAVDQGDPFALLVLDIDHFKILNDNYGHGVGDVILRGFAERCASAVRSQDLVARMGGDEFVILLPGKRCRAARNVAERILENVASAPFPVDARDHQVTASIGLYIHDGSLSTPARVFERADEALYRAKRQGRNRLAEAGECLCAE
- a CDS encoding CreA family protein, with protein sequence MSTLDFLKTRRKRRWTGTIRTLLLALLLCAVFPAPVASEVIGSVDTVFHMFSRDDDIMLEAFDDPDVDGVTCYLSRARKGGVKGMIGVAEDPSDASIMCLATGDIHVPERVKNGKSDGEKVFKKGTSLVFKSMQVVRFYDQKRDVLVYMVYSDRIVEGSPKNSITCVKVK